GAGTGAGGCGTTGCCGTAAGCGCCGCCGCTGCACGTATAAAACGGTTCGGGATGGAGTACGGGACGGGCATTGGCGTCGCTATACATCTTCGATTTGGAATTTTTATAGGCTTGGAATATATCGATCGGCTCCGTCGAGCAATAAGCCACCGGCGTTGTTAGGCCATTGCCCCAAATATTGGTTAGATGGGAAGGGGGATGCAGAGGATAGGAACCCCAATCCGTTTGATACATCTGGCAGCCGGTGCTCAATGTCTTCATATTCGACGTAACTTGAGCCAATCTTGCCCGCATTTGCGCATTTAAGAAGTTGGGGACGGCGATCGCGGCCAATACTCCGATGATGGCCACAACGATTAACAATTCGATGAGAGTAAAACCAGCCTTTTTCATTCTGCAAACTCCTCCAAAACACAAGATTTATATATATCTATCTTATTTACCAAAAAATATCAGTTCCGTCAACTATCCCCCTCTCTATAACCGCTGTTTCAACAAAAAAAGATTATTGAATTCCGTTTATATCTAAATATAATCTTAATATTTTATTCTGCTATGAATTTCCATTAAATGTCAATATCATTCGGGTATTTTTTACATTTTTTTTATAATATTTCCCATAAACAACCATCTGTAATCATCATACATGAAATATGACGAATTATCGACTATATTGATTGAAGTTTCATGCTCAATTGATGCTTTCATTATAATGGAATTTCCGAAGACGCCCAATAGGATTTTTTTCTTCTTTTTTCGGGATGAAGTCTCTACGATCATGCGTTTCCTTTGATAAACTGGAAGAAATATGGATGCGGTGGGCTACGATTCGCTTTGAACCCACCCTACGGTTTTACTAACCAAGGAGGAGCGCCATGCCGCAGCGATTCTACCGAGAAGCCAATGACGATTATACGATTGTGGACAGCCTTAAGGATTCTCTGCGGTTTACGACTCGCCGCTGTCTGTCCGTTTATAAAGGAAATCTCTGCGCCAATTCCACTTTCGTCGATCCCGAAGGGCGGCCGCAGCCGTGGCACGAATTCGGCGAGTTGGAAGGCGTGGGTTGGGCGGCGAACGCCGTAGGCGGAGCGGGCGAAATCCTGCGATTCGCCCGCACGTTTAACGATGCGCGGCTGACCTCAATCGGAACCTCTATTCTCTTTCACGCGCTTGAAGGCGGCTTTTTTCAGGACGACGGCTTTCTTTATCCCTACCGCGATATTCGAACCGACGAACGGCGTTTGAATTACCTCCACGACAAAAAA
The Candidatus Omnitrophota bacterium DNA segment above includes these coding regions:
- a CDS encoding prepilin-type N-terminal cleavage/methylation domain-containing protein, producing MKKAGFTLIELLIVVAIIGVLAAIAVPNFLNAQMRARLAQVTSNMKTLSTGCQMYQTDWGSYPLHPPSHLTNIWGNGLTTPVAYCSTEPIDIFQAYKNSKSKMYSDANARPVLHPEPFYTCSGGAYGNASLDAGKIPARGAGEDLTLRFIASKPLFDKARSSYPEGRYFVSIGPDLVHNYPGVFEISNGLMSSGDIITVIP